The sequence CCGGGAGGCGCGAGCGTGGTGTCGGCCTCGGCGGCGGCAGTCCGGAGTTGCTCGGCGGCGAATTCCGTGACCGTTTCGACGATCATCTGCTGCTCGTCGTCCGGCGTCAGGTCGAACAGGCCCGCCTCCGGGGCGGGAGCCAGCCGCGCGGGCTTGCCGAGCCGGGTGGGCGCCGTGAACGCCCGCTGCGCCGCGCCCGCCGCCTTGAAACCTCCGCGCGTGGCTGTGGCCACGATCCTCTCCACGGGTTTGCGCAGTCCGGCGCGGTCGAGCAGTGGGCTTCCGGCGAGCCGGTTGAGCGCCGCGAGACCGAAGCCCATGGCGTCGCGTCGCGCTGTTTCGTGTCGGGCCACAGTGCTCCCCTCCGTGTACCTACTCGCGAGTAGGTTAACCGGTGGGATGGGCGTTCCGCCAGTAGGGTCGGCGGCTCAGTCGATGTCGAGCACCGCGTGGAGCAATGTGGTCAGCTCGGCGACCAGGTTCGGTCGTGAGGCCACCCTCCGTGTCCGCGTGAGGTCGTTGGCGATGGTCAGCGCGGCATGCACGGTGATCTTCGCCTCGCGGCTGTCCATCCCGGGATGCACGGCCTCCAGCAGCCGCACCCACTGCGCCACGTAGTCTCGCTGGATCCGCAGCAGTTCAGGCCTGTCCTTCTCGTCGATGTGCACGTGATCCGCCGAGAACGCCACGAGCAGTTCGGGAGGGCCCGTCAGCGTGCGGACGTAGGAGCCGGCGAGCCTGCGTAGCGCCTCCCGCTCGTCGGCGGGGGCGCTCGCTCGCAACGCCTGGTCGGCGGCGAACATCAGCCGGTCGCCCGCGCGCCTGCCGATCGCGGCGAGCAACGCGGCCTTGCTGGGGAAGTGCCGGTAGACGCTGGGGCCCGCGATGCCAGCCGCCTTGCCGATGTCCTCCATGCTGACGTCGGTGAACCCCCGCCTGCGGAACAACTCGGCCGCCTCGGTGAGCAGTTGTTCCCGCCGCGACGGCCTGCCGAACGTGAGTGCGGGCGCCGACGGCTCGGTCGGCCGCTCACCGGGTTCCGGCAGATCCGCGTGCAGCACGCGCAGCGCCAGCGTGGTGAGCAGATCGGTGAACCGGCGTTTGGCCAGCGTCGTGTGGTGCACGGACACGCTGCCGAACACCGACAGCGTGGCCCAGCACAGCAGTTCGGCGTCCTCGCCGGAAAGGCCGGGGCGCTTGCGCAGGAGCACTGTCGCCCACTGTGCCAGCATGGCCGTCGAGCGGCGCCGGATCTGTTGCTGTGCCTCGGCGTCGAGGTGACGTCCCTCCCAGCGCCACAGCGCGGCGGTGTCCCTGCGCTCCACCGAGCGGGCGGCGAGACCGGTGAGCAACTCCCTGATGCGCTCGTACGACTCGGTGCGGCTCTCGTCGAGCGCGGCCTCCGTCGCCTCTTCCATGTCGCTCAGCCCGGTGAGCAGTACGTGCGCGAGGATGGCCTGCTTGTCGGCGAAATGCCGATAGAGGGCGGGGCCTGTCACTCCCGCCGCCGCAGCGATGTCGTTGATGCCCACGCCGTGGTAGCCGCGCTGCCGGAACAGCTCGGACGCGACCGAGGCGAGCTGGGCCCTGCGGTCGCGCGGACGCCTGTTCCTGCCGTTTCCATCATCCATAACGTGAGCCCACCCTAGCTTTTGTTGACGGGAAGGCAACCCTGTGAACCCGTTGACAACCTCGGACGATGCGGGACTATGTTAGTAGCGATTAG comes from Saccharomonospora xinjiangensis XJ-54 and encodes:
- a CDS encoding TetR/AcrR family transcriptional regulator gives rise to the protein MDDGNGRNRRPRDRRAQLASVASELFRQRGYHGVGINDIAAAAGVTGPALYRHFADKQAILAHVLLTGLSDMEEATEAALDESRTESYERIRELLTGLAARSVERRDTAALWRWEGRHLDAEAQQQIRRRSTAMLAQWATVLLRKRPGLSGEDAELLCWATLSVFGSVSVHHTTLAKRRFTDLLTTLALRVLHADLPEPGERPTEPSAPALTFGRPSRREQLLTEAAELFRRRGFTDVSMEDIGKAAGIAGPSVYRHFPSKAALLAAIGRRAGDRLMFAADQALRASAPADEREALRRLAGSYVRTLTGPPELLVAFSADHVHIDEKDRPELLRIQRDYVAQWVRLLEAVHPGMDSREAKITVHAALTIANDLTRTRRVASRPNLVAELTTLLHAVLDID